From Triticum urartu cultivar G1812 chromosome 2, Tu2.1, whole genome shotgun sequence, a single genomic window includes:
- the LOC125534581 gene encoding transcription repressor OFP13-like → MGKKLALASLFFAGGSVDSAATGSLSPPYSPPPSVSAVSSGSTAAYWQWPSCAQARTASFDGRSSVEAEASSSAWARRDCCRTTRVITNPAYCDDDTADSSFVSATGSSSASTAAPEPEPSVEEAVIRGIRASSRLFFEPEATKSIVTTSKPAFGGATALAIDSADPYGDFRRSMEEMVLSRGGGRGEDDWGWLEEMLGWYLRANGKKTHGLIVGAFVDLLVGLSAVNNKQSGRC, encoded by the coding sequence ATGGGCAAGAAGCTCGCCCTCGCCTCCCTCTTCTTTGCTGGCGGTAGCGTCGATTCCGCCGCCACCGGGAGCCTATCGCCTCCCTACTCTCCTCCGCCGTCCGTTTCCGCCGTGTCCTCCGGCAGCACGGCCGCCTACTGGCAATGGCCCTCCTGCGCGCAGGCCAGGACCGCGTCCTTCGACGGCCGCAGCAGCGTGGAGGCGGAGGCGTCGTCGTCGGCGTGGGCGCGCCGGGACTGCTGCAGGACGACCCGCGTGATCACGAACCCGGCCTACTGCGACGACGACACGGCTGACAGCTCCTTCGTCTCCGCCACGGGCTCGTCCTCGGCTTCCACTGCGGCGCCGGAGCCGGAGCCCTCGGTCGAGGAGGCGGTAATCCGCGGGATCCGGGCGTCGAGCCGGCTCTTCTTCGAGCCCGAGGCGACGAAATCCATCGTGACGACGAGCAAGCCGGCGTTCGGTGGGGCGACGGCGCTGGCCATCGACTCCGCGGACCCGTACGGCGACTTCCGGCGGTCCATGGAGGAGATGGTGCTGAGCcgcggcggcggcaggggcgAGGACGACTGGGGGTGGCTGGAGGAGATGCTGGGGTGGTACCTCCGCGCCAACGGCAAGAAGACCCACGGCCTCATCGTCGGCGCCTTCGTCGACCTGCTCGTCGGCCTCTCCGCCGTCAACAACAAGCAGAGCGGCCGGTGCTAG
- the LOC125540402 gene encoding NDR1/HIN1-like protein 10, whose product MGSGSRAASCLCCPFKCLACGLFSCLCSILVSLLVTAGVLALILYFVFRPQMIAATVDSASLAQFALGTPASPALLQYNLTLAMTVRNPNKRVGLYYDNVEALALYDGQRFGFAPLDPFFQGHQASTEVKPAFGGQQVLEGDVTQANLRTQLAGGAVEVEVKLNAKLRVKVWAFKVPGPRARISCPLSLPAPGAAPAFKPTDCKVWF is encoded by the coding sequence ATGGGTTCGGGGAGCCGCGCGGCGTCGTGCCTGTGCTGCCCGTTCAAGTGCCTGGCGTGCGGGCTCTTCAGCTGCCTCTGCAGCATCCTCGTCTCGCTCCTCGTCACCGCGGGGGTCCTCGCCCTCATCCTCTACTTCGTCTTCCGCCCGCAGATGATCGCCGCCACCGTCGACTCCGCCTCCCTCGCCCAGTTCGCGCTCGGCACCCCGGCCAGCCCCGCGCTGCTCCAGTACAACCTCACGCTCGCCATGACGGTGCGCAACCCCAACAAGCGGGTGGGGCTCTACTACGACAACGTCGAGGCCCTCGCGCTCTACGACGGCCAGCGCTTCGGGTTCGCGCCCCTCGACCCCTTCTTCCAGGGCCACCAGGCGTCCACGGAGGTGAAGCCGGCGTTCGGCGGCCAGCAGGTGCTGGAGGGGGACGTGACCCAGGCCAACCTCCGGACGCAGCTGGCGGGAGGCGCGGTGGAGGTGGAGGTGAAGCTCAACGCCAAGCTCCGCGTCAAGGTGTGGGCGTTCAAGGTGCCCGGGCCCCGCGCCAGGATCAGCTGCCCGCTCTCCCTCCCCGCCCCAGGCGCCGCCCCCGCATTCAAGCCCACCGACTGCAAAGTCTGGTTCTGA